The Candidatus Angelobacter sp. genome window below encodes:
- a CDS encoding 2-oxoglutarate dehydrogenase E1 component, which translates to MEKYSFLNAIHPEHIEELYHRYLEDPDVIEPSWRSFFQGFDFFQENYVRIRKKDRLFSEISAEFKVIDLINASRTRGHFFSRKNPLLNKHPEIDLDSFGLSEEDLDTVFKASKIIGLPPTSLKNILKHLKTVFCESIGIEYMHIQDTEKIEWIQKWINYKGNNPQLSFEKKKLLFEKLSDAVIFEDFLHTKFIGHKRFSIEGNESIAPALSELVEYASDFYKVENIVFGMAHRGRLNVLSNLFKKNFSKIFCEFSGKEYENSSFSGDVKYHLGLTTIKKSRRGNSIQINITPNPSHLEVVGAIVEGISRAKIDLHYAGDYDKVLPIIIHGDAAISAQGIVYEVVQMAFLKGYKTGGTIHLVINNQVGFTTNYFYGRSSIYCTDIAKVLLSPVLHVNSEDMESVIHAIRFSVDFRMRYNQDVFIDLLGYRKYGHNESDEPRFTQKSLYRIIDKKISSKEIYRKKLEKEGVIDSNFIKKVEDKYKKSLEKSFEESKKIEFNKLDFFMHDAWKSFSKYKKVFEKIDTRFCIDRLCEIGKIIFTLPSGRNFYKKTERLFDHRYQMVSKEKIVDWGIAELLAYGSLLDEGYHIRVSGEDVERGTFSHRHSLIKSEDEEPFILLNYIRNGQGKIQVYNSPLSEYGVLGFDFGYSITSPNTLTIWEAQFGDFCNVGQVIIDQYISSAEEKWKIQSGLVLLLPHGYEGQGAEHSSARVERFLQLCSGKNILVANCSTPANFFHLLRRQMKFSFRKPLIIFTPKSMLRYSLCFSSLEELANGFFKEIIDDDYVDPQKVRNLIFCSGKIYYDLFKKRKETFNENTALIRLEQLYPLKGSCIEKILKRYPSKNRMIWVQEEPENMGPGSYLIKSFREFPWEIIAPKESSVSSTGSYQNFLKVHVSLLEKAFQ; encoded by the coding sequence ATGGAAAAATACTCCTTTTTAAACGCTATACATCCAGAACATATAGAAGAGCTTTATCATAGATATCTGGAGGATCCAGATGTTATAGAACCCAGCTGGAGATCTTTTTTTCAGGGATTCGATTTTTTCCAAGAAAATTACGTTAGAATTAGAAAAAAAGATCGTCTTTTCTCAGAAATTTCTGCTGAATTCAAGGTTATTGATTTGATAAATGCATCTAGAACTAGAGGCCATTTTTTTTCTAGAAAAAATCCTCTACTAAATAAACATCCCGAAATAGACCTAGATTCTTTTGGTTTGTCTGAAGAAGATCTAGATACAGTTTTTAAAGCATCCAAGATAATTGGATTGCCCCCCACTTCCTTAAAAAATATTTTGAAACATCTCAAAACCGTTTTTTGCGAATCTATTGGTATTGAATATATGCATATTCAAGACACTGAAAAAATAGAATGGATACAAAAGTGGATTAATTACAAGGGGAATAATCCCCAACTTTCTTTCGAAAAGAAAAAACTTTTATTTGAAAAACTCAGTGATGCTGTTATTTTCGAAGATTTTCTTCATACTAAATTCATTGGACATAAAAGATTTTCTATTGAAGGAAATGAATCTATAGCACCAGCTCTGTCCGAGCTAGTGGAATATGCCTCTGATTTTTATAAAGTAGAGAATATTGTTTTTGGAATGGCACATAGGGGAAGATTAAATGTTCTTTCCAACCTTTTCAAAAAGAATTTTTCTAAAATTTTTTGCGAATTTTCAGGTAAAGAGTATGAAAATTCTTCTTTTTCTGGAGATGTAAAATATCATTTGGGATTAACTACTATAAAAAAAAGTAGAAGGGGTAATTCCATTCAAATAAATATTACTCCTAATCCCTCCCATCTAGAAGTTGTCGGAGCTATCGTAGAAGGGATTAGTAGAGCAAAAATTGATCTGCATTATGCAGGAGATTATGATAAAGTGCTTCCTATTATCATACATGGTGATGCAGCAATTTCTGCACAGGGGATCGTTTACGAAGTGGTTCAGATGGCCTTCCTTAAAGGATACAAAACTGGAGGAACTATTCATCTTGTTATTAATAATCAAGTTGGATTTACTACCAATTATTTTTACGGTAGATCAAGCATTTATTGTACGGACATAGCTAAGGTTTTGCTTTCTCCAGTGCTTCACGTTAATTCTGAAGACATGGAATCTGTAATACATGCTATTCGTTTCTCCGTAGATTTTAGAATGCGTTATAATCAAGATGTTTTTATTGACTTACTTGGTTATAGAAAATACGGCCATAATGAAAGTGATGAGCCTCGTTTCACTCAAAAATCTCTCTATAGAATAATAGATAAAAAAATTAGCTCTAAAGAGATTTACAGAAAAAAATTAGAAAAAGAGGGGGTAATTGATTCTAATTTTATAAAAAAAGTTGAAGACAAATACAAAAAATCTCTAGAAAAATCTTTCGAAGAATCGAAGAAAATTGAATTCAATAAACTTGATTTTTTTATGCACGATGCCTGGAAAAGTTTTTCAAAATACAAAAAAGTTTTTGAAAAAATTGACACTAGATTTTGCATAGATCGATTATGTGAAATTGGAAAAATAATTTTTACACTTCCAAGTGGAAGAAATTTTTATAAAAAAACTGAAAGACTATTTGATCATCGATATCAAATGGTTTCAAAAGAAAAAATAGTTGATTGGGGAATAGCTGAACTATTAGCATATGGGAGTCTTCTTGACGAAGGATACCATATTCGTGTATCTGGGGAAGATGTGGAAAGAGGAACTTTTTCACATCGTCATTCTTTAATTAAGTCGGAAGATGAAGAACCCTTTATTTTACTCAATTATATAAGAAATGGACAAGGAAAAATTCAGGTTTATAATTCCCCACTTTCTGAATATGGGGTTCTCGGATTTGATTTTGGATATTCTATAACTTCTCCTAATACTTTAACTATTTGGGAAGCCCAATTTGGGGATTTTTGTAATGTTGGTCAAGTCATAATTGATCAATATATTTCTTCAGCCGAAGAAAAATGGAAGATCCAGAGTGGATTAGTTTTGTTATTACCACACGGTTATGAAGGACAAGGAGCGGAACATTCTTCAGCTAGAGTGGAACGTTTTCTTCAGCTTTGCTCTGGAAAAAACATTTTAGTGGCAAATTGCAGTACTCCAGCTAATTTTTTCCATCTTTTGCGAAGACAAATGAAGTTTTCCTTTCGTAAACCATTGATTATTTTTACTCCTAAAAGTATGTTAAGATATTCTCTTTGTTTTTCTTCTTTAGAAGAATTGGCTAATGGTTTTTTTAAGGAAATTATTGACGATGATTATGTGGATCCTCAAAAAGTGAGGAATTTAATATTCTGTTCAGGAAAAATTTATTACGATCTTTTTAAGAAGAGGAAAGAAACTTTCAATGAAAATACGGCTCTAATCCGTTTGGAACAACTTTATCCTTTAAAAGGATCTTGTATTGAAAAAATTTTAAAGCGTTATCCTAGTAAAAATAGAATGATATGGGTACAAGAAGAGCCAGAAAATATGGGGCCTGGGTCTTATTTAATAAAAAGTTTTCGAGAGTTTCCTTGGGAAATAATTGCTCCTAAAGAAAGCTCTGTATCTTCGACAGGATCTTATCAAAACTTTTTAAAAGTACATGTATCTCTACTTGAAAAAGCGTTTCAATAG
- the sucB gene encoding dihydrolipoyllysine-residue succinyltransferase → MILEIKAPSPGESITEIEISSWLVKDGSYVNKGKIIAEIDSDKATLEISAPDSGKIITKAKKGDIVSVGDVIGLIDTDSTLEEAPSTLEEAPDVAPAIQAPSAKKILYEKGIFIDPIKGGKILKKDALKANISLGSFTTKTSRSFKISMLSKLRRKISERLVSVKNNTAILTTFNEVDLSQIFYLRNKFKEKFKERHGVNLGFMSFFTKSCVRALKLYPDVNAMIDGENKISFDYCDISIAISGPKGLVVPVLRNAEFITFKGIEQEIKRLYRRVQEGVISVDEMTGGTFTITNGGVFGSMLSTPIINPPQSAILGMHKIAERPVVINGKVQIRPIMYLALSYDHCLLDGREAVGFLLSIKESIEDPINYLMESNPEKSLELF, encoded by the coding sequence ATGATTTTAGAAATAAAAGCTCCTTCTCCAGGAGAATCCATAACTGAAATAGAAATTTCATCTTGGCTCGTAAAAGATGGAAGTTATGTTAATAAAGGAAAAATTATTGCAGAAATAGATTCAGATAAGGCAACATTGGAAATATCAGCCCCAGATAGTGGAAAAATTATCACAAAAGCTAAAAAAGGGGATATAGTATCAGTAGGGGATGTTATTGGGCTAATAGATACCGATTCCACTTTGGAAGAAGCCCCATCCACTTTGGAAGAAGCCCCAGATGTAGCTCCTGCTATACAGGCTCCATCCGCAAAAAAAATATTATATGAAAAAGGAATTTTTATTGATCCAATTAAAGGAGGCAAAATTCTAAAAAAAGATGCTTTAAAGGCAAATATTTCTTTGGGAAGCTTTACTACAAAGACTTCCCGTTCGTTTAAAATCTCTATGCTTTCTAAACTTAGAAGAAAAATCTCGGAAAGATTAGTTTCAGTAAAAAATAATACAGCTATTCTAACTACTTTTAATGAAGTAGATTTGAGCCAAATTTTTTATTTGAGAAATAAATTTAAGGAAAAATTTAAAGAAAGACACGGGGTAAACTTAGGATTTATGTCTTTTTTCACAAAAAGTTGTGTAAGAGCTTTGAAGTTATATCCTGATGTTAATGCAATGATTGATGGAGAAAATAAAATTAGTTTTGATTATTGCGACATAAGTATTGCAATTTCTGGGCCGAAAGGATTAGTTGTTCCAGTTTTGAGAAATGCTGAGTTTATTACCTTTAAGGGAATTGAACAAGAAATAAAACGTCTTTATAGAAGGGTGCAAGAGGGCGTAATTTCTGTTGATGAAATGACGGGAGGAACTTTCACAATAACAAATGGGGGTGTTTTTGGGTCCATGCTTTCGACCCCAATTATAAATCCACCTCAGAGTGCAATTTTAGGAATGCATAAAATTGCAGAACGTCCTGTTGTTATTAATGGTAAAGTCCAAATACGTCCTATAATGTATTTAGCTCTTTCGTATGATCATTGTCTACTTGACGGTAGAGAGGCTGTAGGTTTTCTCCTATCCATAAAAGAATCAATAGAAGATCCCATAAATTATTTGATGGAATCTAATCCAGAAAAATCTTTAGAATTATTCTAG
- the sucC gene encoding ADP-forming succinate--CoA ligase subunit beta yields the protein MNVHEFQGKEILNFFGVSTTKSFLASTEQEALEVAKRLSVNFSCLESYVIKAQVHAGGRGKCGGVKLAKNLKEVREKAQKILGMYLVTPQTSEKGKLVRKVLVSEDVYDTGTLEYYISIFLNRSLGKNMILYSTEGGMDIESVSNPEKVKTEIIDSEEMKAFQARKIAFNLHLKGKAFKAFGKFITSLYRAYVKSDASLLEINPMIKTYDDRILAVDAKVVIDENALFRHSDYKTMRDNQEENTEEVEASKAGLNFVKLNGNVACMVNGAGLAMATMDMIKFSGGSPANFLDIGGTADENRIENAFSIILKDSSVEVILINIFGGIVRCDLVARGIIACTKYLCDKIRIPIVIRLKGTNFERSREIINRSGFPFHSVFSMKEASEKLKTLYKSSPPSF from the coding sequence ATGAATGTCCACGAATTTCAAGGAAAAGAAATCCTAAATTTTTTCGGAGTTTCAACTACGAAATCATTTTTGGCTTCTACTGAACAAGAGGCTTTAGAAGTAGCTAAAAGGCTTTCTGTAAATTTCTCCTGTTTAGAATCTTATGTTATTAAAGCACAAGTACATGCAGGAGGAAGGGGTAAATGTGGAGGAGTTAAACTAGCAAAAAACTTAAAAGAGGTTAGAGAAAAGGCCCAGAAAATTTTAGGAATGTATTTAGTTACTCCTCAAACCTCTGAAAAAGGAAAACTTGTCCGAAAAGTTTTAGTTTCTGAAGATGTTTATGATACCGGAACTCTTGAATATTATATTTCTATTTTTCTAAATCGATCCTTAGGAAAAAATATGATTTTGTATTCTACAGAAGGTGGAATGGATATAGAAAGTGTCTCTAATCCAGAAAAGGTTAAAACAGAGATTATAGACTCTGAAGAGATGAAAGCTTTTCAAGCAAGAAAGATTGCTTTTAATCTCCATTTAAAAGGAAAAGCGTTTAAAGCTTTCGGAAAATTTATTACTTCTTTATATAGGGCATATGTTAAAAGTGATGCTTCATTATTGGAAATTAACCCAATGATTAAAACTTATGATGATCGAATTCTAGCTGTAGATGCTAAGGTAGTTATAGATGAAAATGCTCTATTTCGTCATTCTGATTACAAAACTATGCGGGATAATCAAGAAGAAAATACTGAAGAAGTGGAAGCTTCAAAAGCTGGATTAAACTTTGTTAAGTTAAACGGTAATGTAGCTTGTATGGTGAATGGAGCAGGATTAGCAATGGCTACAATGGATATGATAAAATTTTCAGGTGGAAGTCCGGCTAATTTTCTTGATATAGGGGGAACAGCAGATGAAAATCGCATAGAAAATGCTTTTAGCATAATTTTGAAAGATTCATCTGTTGAAGTTATCCTTATTAATATATTTGGAGGTATTGTACGTTGCGATCTAGTCGCAAGGGGCATAATTGCCTGCACAAAGTATCTTTGTGATAAGATTCGTATTCCTATTGTTATTAGATTGAAAGGGACTAATTTTGAAAGATCTAGGGAAATAATTAATCGAAGCGGGTTCCCCTTTCATTCAGTATTTTCTATGAAAGAAGCCTCAGAAAAATTGAAAACTTTATATAAAAGTTCTCCTCCTTCTTTTTAA
- the lpdA gene encoding dihydrolipoyl dehydrogenase, whose translation MMNYDIVVIGSGPGGYISAIRASQLGFKTALVEKYNTLGGTCLNIGCIPSKAILDSSEHYYKSQKTFLNHGIIFNSLTLDFNQMISRKEKVVKKILEGLKFLLRKNKIDIYNGVGSFKEENHLIVSQSDNIVEIKFKNAIISTGSKPVDLPILRIDKKKILSSTQVLSLTEVPKRLTIIGGGVIGLELGVAYQRLGSEVSIIESSDRIIPKMDKGISKYLQKILKKIGIQFNLSSSVKEAKFKNNEVIIKGKSQGERDFEIYGDYCLLAIGRRPYTEGLGLQNIGIEIDKSGFILVNKYLQTNVSNIYAIGDVIGGSMLAHKAEEEALFVIEHLSGQKPQKINYNLIPVVIYTWPEVASVGFTEEQLKKKNIRYKIGSFPMFALGRSISSGDVEGFVKILASEDTDEILGVHMIGARASDIIMEAVIAMGFRASSEDIYRISHPHPTFSEVIREAALSAFNGNPLHI comes from the coding sequence ATGATGAATTATGATATCGTTGTTATAGGGTCTGGCCCAGGCGGGTATATATCAGCTATACGTGCTTCTCAACTTGGATTTAAAACTGCACTTGTTGAAAAATATAATACTTTAGGTGGAACTTGTTTAAATATTGGTTGCATTCCATCAAAAGCTATTTTAGACTCTTCTGAACATTACTATAAATCCCAAAAAACTTTTTTAAATCACGGTATTATTTTTAACTCTCTAACTTTAGATTTTAATCAAATGATTTCCAGAAAGGAAAAAGTAGTAAAGAAAATTCTAGAGGGGTTAAAGTTTCTTCTTCGAAAGAATAAGATAGATATTTATAATGGAGTAGGTAGCTTTAAAGAAGAAAATCATTTGATTGTTTCTCAATCAGATAATATTGTAGAAATAAAATTTAAAAACGCTATTATTTCTACTGGATCTAAGCCCGTTGATTTACCTATTTTAAGAATAGACAAAAAAAAAATCCTTTCGTCTACCCAAGTTCTTTCTTTAACTGAAGTACCTAAACGGTTAACGATTATTGGAGGAGGAGTAATAGGTTTAGAATTAGGCGTAGCTTATCAAAGATTGGGTAGTGAAGTTTCCATTATTGAATCTTCTGATCGTATCATTCCAAAAATGGATAAAGGTATAAGTAAATATCTACAAAAAATTCTAAAAAAAATAGGGATTCAATTTAACCTTTCTTCCTCTGTTAAAGAAGCAAAGTTTAAAAATAATGAAGTCATTATCAAAGGTAAATCACAAGGAGAAAGAGATTTCGAAATCTATGGAGACTATTGTTTATTAGCTATTGGTAGGAGACCTTATACAGAAGGTCTGGGATTACAAAATATTGGAATTGAAATAGATAAGAGCGGGTTCATCCTAGTCAATAAATATTTACAAACTAATGTAAGTAATATTTACGCAATAGGGGATGTAATAGGAGGATCAATGCTAGCTCATAAAGCTGAAGAAGAGGCTTTATTTGTGATAGAACATTTGTCTGGACAAAAACCCCAGAAAATTAATTATAATCTTATCCCTGTAGTAATCTATACATGGCCTGAAGTAGCATCTGTCGGATTTACAGAAGAACAATTAAAAAAGAAAAATATACGCTACAAAATAGGAAGTTTCCCAATGTTTGCTTTGGGACGTTCTATATCAAGTGGAGATGTAGAAGGATTTGTGAAAATATTAGCATCTGAAGATACAGATGAGATACTGGGGGTTCATATGATTGGGGCAAGAGCCTCAGATATAATTATGGAAGCTGTAATAGCAATGGGATTTAGGGCTTCTTCTGAAGATATATATAGAATTTCTCATCCACACCCAACTTTTTCTGAAGTTATTCGAGAAGCAGCACTTTCTGCTTTTAATGGTAATCCTTTACATATTTAG
- the metE gene encoding 5-methyltetrahydropteroyltriglutamate--homocysteine S-methyltransferase, which yields MLKHNLGYPRIGVHREFKKNCEKYWAGSICNKHFLDFSKKLRQKNWEIQKDAGLDLIPCNDFSFYDHVLDMSFLLGAIPQRYFSLLSEVEPIDLYFTMARGYQKNKRDISAMEMTKWFDSNYHYIVPEFSFSQTFFLFSKKIFDEFIQAKKILGKKAKPVLIGPISYLLLGKEKQDNFYRIDLISRIITVYIDVLNNLKNLGAEWIQLDEPFLSFHLTEKDKKAFLYAYKEIKKHAPELKIILSTYFESIDLNIDLAFNLSTEAIHVDLIQNPNQLDVILKFFPKNCFLSLGVVDGRNIWKNDYTESIKKIKKAKEVLGEERLMLAPSCSLIHVPMDLDFEYKIHPDLKERMAFAKQKLKELNDLDRIIKGETNLLQINKKERSKKSAFIHNKSVKDRVKMELMEKDLKRKNSFKIRKKIQKKKLLLPNFPTTTIGSFPQTPDLRSLRYKFKNKLISQKEYNGIIKKFIKKSIKIQEEIGLDVLVHGEFERNDMVEYFGEQLNGVLSTKNGWVQSYGSRCVKPPIIYGDVSRANDITVYWSSFAKSLTRKPIKGILTGPVTIMQWSFVRNDQNRSLTALEIAWAIRDEVQSLERAGIQIIQIDEPALREGLPLKKEKWENYFDWAIQAFHISSNVVKDETQIHTHMCYSEFNDILEYLANMDVDVISIENARSHMELLKAFYNFKYPNEIGPGIYDIHSSRIPSIEEMCSLLEKASVVLSWKKIWVNPDCGLKTRKWPETIESLKNMVKAAQIAREKLNM from the coding sequence ATGTTAAAACATAATCTGGGCTATCCAAGAATAGGGGTACATAGAGAGTTTAAAAAAAATTGTGAAAAATATTGGGCTGGAAGTATCTGTAATAAACATTTTTTGGATTTTTCCAAAAAACTTCGTCAAAAAAATTGGGAGATACAAAAAGACGCTGGATTAGACCTTATTCCGTGTAATGATTTTAGCTTTTATGATCATGTACTAGATATGTCTTTTCTGCTCGGAGCAATTCCCCAGAGATATTTTTCATTACTATCTGAGGTCGAACCTATAGACTTATACTTTACAATGGCAAGAGGATATCAAAAAAATAAACGAGATATCTCTGCTATGGAAATGACAAAGTGGTTTGATAGCAATTATCATTACATCGTTCCGGAGTTTTCGTTTTCTCAGACTTTTTTCCTATTTTCGAAAAAAATTTTTGATGAATTCATCCAAGCTAAAAAAATTTTAGGTAAAAAAGCTAAACCAGTTTTAATTGGACCTATTTCCTATCTCCTATTAGGTAAGGAAAAACAAGATAATTTTTATAGAATTGACTTAATTTCAAGAATAATAACAGTATATATAGATGTTTTAAATAATCTTAAAAATCTTGGTGCAGAGTGGATACAATTAGATGAACCTTTTTTATCCTTTCATCTAACAGAAAAAGATAAAAAAGCTTTTCTGTATGCTTACAAAGAAATCAAAAAACACGCTCCAGAATTAAAAATTATTTTGAGTACTTATTTTGAAAGTATTGATCTAAATATAGATTTAGCATTTAATCTTTCTACAGAAGCTATTCATGTTGATTTAATCCAAAATCCTAATCAATTAGATGTAATATTAAAATTTTTTCCTAAAAATTGTTTTCTTTCACTAGGCGTAGTCGACGGAAGAAATATATGGAAGAATGATTATACGGAATCAATAAAAAAAATTAAAAAGGCAAAGGAGGTTTTAGGTGAAGAACGTTTAATGCTTGCTCCAAGTTGTTCTCTCATCCATGTTCCTATGGATTTGGATTTTGAATATAAAATTCATCCTGATCTTAAAGAAAGAATGGCTTTTGCCAAGCAAAAACTTAAAGAACTTAATGATCTTGATAGAATCATCAAAGGGGAAACCAATTTGCTTCAAATAAATAAAAAAGAAAGGTCTAAGAAATCTGCATTTATTCACAATAAAAGTGTTAAGGATCGTGTAAAGATGGAGCTAATGGAAAAGGATCTTAAACGTAAAAATTCTTTCAAAATACGGAAGAAAATTCAGAAAAAAAAACTTCTATTACCGAATTTTCCAACAACAACTATAGGATCTTTTCCTCAAACGCCTGATCTAAGAAGTCTTAGATATAAATTTAAAAATAAACTTATTTCTCAAAAAGAGTATAATGGAATCATTAAAAAGTTCATCAAAAAGTCTATAAAAATCCAAGAGGAAATTGGATTAGATGTTTTAGTACATGGAGAGTTCGAGAGAAACGATATGGTGGAATATTTTGGAGAACAACTTAATGGGGTCTTATCCACAAAAAATGGATGGGTTCAAAGTTATGGAAGTAGATGTGTTAAGCCTCCTATTATTTATGGAGATGTTAGCCGGGCTAACGATATAACTGTATATTGGTCTAGTTTTGCTAAAAGCCTAACTAGAAAGCCTATAAAAGGAATTCTAACAGGTCCGGTTACCATTATGCAATGGTCATTTGTACGAAATGATCAAAACCGATCTTTAACAGCTTTAGAGATTGCTTGGGCAATACGGGATGAAGTACAGTCTTTAGAGAGAGCTGGAATACAGATTATTCAAATTGATGAACCAGCTTTAAGGGAAGGATTACCCCTGAAAAAAGAAAAATGGGAAAATTATTTTGATTGGGCCATTCAAGCTTTTCATATTTCCTCTAACGTAGTTAAAGATGAAACGCAAATTCATACTCATATGTGTTATAGTGAATTTAACGATATATTAGAATATCTTGCTAATATGGATGTGGATGTAATTTCCATAGAAAACGCTCGTTCTCATATGGAATTATTAAAGGCTTTTTATAATTTCAAATATCCCAATGAAATTGGTCCAGGTATTTATGATATTCATTCTTCTAGAATACCTTCAATAGAGGAGATGTGTTCCTTACTTGAAAAAGCTTCTGTGGTTTTATCCTGGAAAAAAATTTGGGTTAATCCAGATTGTGGACTAAAAACCCGAAAATGGCCCGAAACAATTGAATCCCTAAAAAATATGGTAAAAGCTGCTCAAATAGCTAGGGAAAAACTAAATATGTAA
- a CDS encoding YidC/Oxa1 family insertase periplasmic-domain containing protein, which yields MLKDHLIVGSIFIGLIVTIFLYFNPILQEKKKSLYKKRDREIVFYKLFWKKDPSSINRKTILENDVLKIEVSNIGVKIYCIELKKFKYDKKHLMLSKEKSFLFDLYISLLSKKESTINTCYLNFTPKLKEERDYLQLSFKSNVLEYVYIFRKKIHYGIDLYMRSKGKIKHVDINWRQKLFNLENEENPSTKIFYSFGLKKRKIYFFRGYRKKCLPYANWFAFKQKFFASILSTKKTLKKIHIESQSLKKKSFLKYFCIKSTLDSKENEINFSAMLYFSPLDFNFLKHIGGNLEKIIPFGCGILKCINKYFFLSIFKILENAPINYGLIIILITLLMKVVLFPIIYKQYKFNLIMNIIQTELDQNSLKKQQDIYREIGISPISGVISSFLQLTIFYSLLIFFPNLLNLRGKSFLWVEDLTYYDSILELPFRIPVYGNHVSFLTFISALVFFVYTYYSNISRTDFITYYGLYILMLLFINNSASALSLYYIMANIINIFFLFFIKHFIFLDENKIRKKINLKIF from the coding sequence ATGCTAAAAGATCATTTGATTGTAGGATCCATTTTTATTGGATTAATCGTCACTATTTTTCTCTATTTTAATCCTATTCTTCAGGAAAAGAAGAAGAGCCTATATAAGAAAAGGGATAGGGAAATTGTTTTTTACAAACTTTTTTGGAAAAAAGATCCTTCTTCTATTAATAGAAAAACAATTTTGGAAAATGATGTATTGAAAATAGAAGTTTCTAATATAGGGGTAAAAATTTACTGTATTGAGTTAAAAAAATTTAAATATGACAAAAAGCATTTAATGCTTTCAAAGGAAAAAAGTTTTCTTTTTGATTTATACATAAGTTTGTTATCGAAAAAAGAATCTACAATTAATACTTGTTACTTGAATTTTACCCCAAAACTAAAAGAGGAGAGAGACTATTTACAGCTAAGTTTTAAGTCAAATGTCCTTGAATATGTTTATATATTTAGGAAAAAAATTCATTATGGAATAGATCTCTATATGAGAAGCAAAGGTAAAATAAAGCACGTTGATATTAATTGGAGGCAAAAACTTTTTAACCTTGAAAATGAGGAAAACCCATCTACTAAAATATTCTACTCTTTTGGACTTAAAAAAAGAAAAATTTATTTTTTTAGGGGTTATAGAAAAAAGTGTCTACCCTATGCTAATTGGTTTGCTTTCAAACAAAAATTTTTCGCATCTATTTTATCTACTAAAAAAACTTTAAAAAAGATTCATATAGAATCCCAATCTTTAAAGAAAAAGTCTTTTTTAAAATATTTTTGCATAAAATCTACCTTAGATTCAAAAGAAAACGAAATTAATTTTTCCGCAATGTTGTATTTTAGTCCACTTGACTTTAATTTTCTGAAACACATAGGGGGGAATCTTGAAAAGATCATTCCTTTTGGATGTGGAATATTAAAGTGTATAAATAAATATTTTTTCTTATCAATTTTTAAAATTTTAGAGAATGCACCCATCAATTATGGTTTAATTATTATTTTAATTACCTTATTGATGAAGGTAGTTCTTTTCCCAATTATTTACAAGCAGTATAAATTCAATTTAATAATGAATATCATCCAAACAGAATTAGATCAGAACTCTTTAAAGAAACAGCAGGATATTTACAGAGAAATTGGCATTAGTCCAATTTCAGGGGTTATTTCTTCTTTTCTACAACTTACCATTTTTTATTCTCTATTGATATTTTTTCCCAATCTTCTGAATCTAAGAGGAAAAAGTTTTCTATGGGTAGAAGACTTAACCTATTATGATTCTATTTTAGAACTACCTTTTAGAATACCAGTGTATGGAAATCATGTGAGTTTCCTTACTTTTATATCCGCTTTGGTTTTTTTTGTATATACTTATTACTCAAATATATCCAGGACAGACTTTATAACATATTATGGATTATATATTTTGATGTTATTATTCATAAACAACTCTGCTTCTGCTCTTTCCTTATATTACATAATGGCTAATATAATTAATATATTTTTTTTATTTTTCATTAAGCATTTTATTTTTTTGGACGAAAATAAAATTAGGAAAAAAATTAATCTAAAAATTTTTTAA